Proteins from a single region of Oncorhynchus tshawytscha isolate Ot180627B linkage group LG03, Otsh_v2.0, whole genome shotgun sequence:
- the LOC112226644 gene encoding carcinoembryonic antigen-related cell adhesion molecule 18-like, with translation MRGFILFAILVIAHAHSSIAALIIQGPDKPVLENNEVTLECLLSDSELNTSQVHFEKFSKYMNKWYRLEEESMYRRCIPGVILRREASQLLLSIRGIHSYFHQGLYRCVADNATAPDNSSQPLAITVEYMRELSVYDVSSSSRKFIKENLLVTLGEDVEVECSTTASEAPQYFWQKYGDDWIVPSSKLRLKNVRMEDGGDYTCMAEHPTLSSLKKSSTISITVLPASNGRLNQAWYDSTNLVLMTSVAGAVLLVIILSITVFLVRRAKQAKSTKGPIDDHSQKKPIYTASVESLASTSGDKQPLV, from the exons ATGAGAGGTTTTATCCTCTTTGCGATTTTAGTAATTGCACATGCTCACAGCAGTATTg CGGCTCTGATTATACAGGGACCAGACAAGCCTGTTCTGGAGAACAATGAAGTCACCCTGGAATGTCTGCTTTCTGACTCGGAGCTCAACACCAGCCAAGTCCACTTTGAGAAGTTTTCCAAG TACATGAATAAGTGGTATCGACTGGAGGAGGAGTCCATGTACCGCCGATGTATCCCCGGTGTTATCTTGAGGCGTGAGGCGAGCCAACTGCTTCTGTCCATCCGCGGCATCCACAGCTACTTCCACCAGGGACTCTACCGCTGTGTCGCAGACAACGCCACGGCACCCGACAACTCCTCCCAGCCCCTGGCTATCACCGTCGAAT ACATGCGTGAGCTGTCTGTGTACGATGTGTCCTCCTCCAGCCGGAAGTTCATCAAGGAAAACCTGCTTGTGACACTAGGCGAAGACGTAGAGGTGGAGTGCTCCACCACAGCCTCTGAGGCACCACAATACTTCTGGCAGAAATAT GGAGATGACTGGATCGTGCCCTCCTCCAAGCTGAGGCTGAAGAATGTGAGGATGGAGGATGGTGGAGACTACACCTGCATGGCTGAGCATCCCACCCTGTCCAGTCTGAAGAAGAGCAGCACCATCTCCATCACTGTGCTGCCAG CCTCCAACGGCCGTCTCAACCAAGCCTGGTACGACTCCACCAACCTGGTGTTGATGACCTCCGTGGCGGGGGCGGTTCTCCTGGTGATCATCCTGTCTATCACCGTCTTCCTGGTCCGCAGGGCCAAGCAGGCCAAGAGCACCAAGGGACCCAT tgATGACCACTCTCAGAAGAAGCCCATCTACACAGCCAGTGTTGAGTCTCTGGCCTCTACCAGTGGAGACAAACAACCACTGGTGTGA